One stretch of Podospora bellae-mahoneyi strain CBS 112042 chromosome 2, whole genome shotgun sequence DNA includes these proteins:
- the CEL6B gene encoding 1,4-beta-D-glucan cellobiohydrolase cel6b (CAZy:GH6; COG:G; EggNog:ENOG503NYTF) → MRADVLIAALATGALVAAVPTSPKKPTPPKGDVSNPFVGKTQFVNPEWSNKLTQTYKSFLKKGDVKNAFRTLQAQKVSTFVWVSRLSELSRIDEAIATARRVQKTTGKKQIVGLVLYNLPDRDCSAGESAGELLSGENGFERYKEEFVKPYAQKVAAAKDLEFAIVLEPDSLGNLVTNLNIPLCAGAVDTYRDGIAHAITQLQQDHVHLYIDAAHGGWLGWNDNLPLAADEFAEVLKRADEASGKKNKIRGFATNVSNYNPLHAVVRENYTEWSNSWDESHYASSLAPHLEERGLPAHFIVDQGRVANPGARKEWGEWCNVAPSGFGPAPSTNTNNTVVDAIVWIKPGGESDGECGYFNAPRAGHWHDEFAQQLVQNAHPSVYENWWKFW, encoded by the exons atgcGTGCCGACGTCTTGATTGCCGCTCTGGCCACCGGCGCCCTCGTGGCTGCCGTCCCTACCTCCCCCAAGAagcccacccctcccaaggGCGacgtctccaacccctttGTTGGCAAGACCCAGTTCGTCAACCCCGAGTGGTCCAACAAGCTCACTCAGACCTACAAGAGCTTCCTGAAGAAGGGCGATGTCAAGAACGCTTTCCGCACCCTTCAGGCCCAAAAGGTCAGCACCTTCGTCTGGGTCTCCCGTCTCTCTGAGCTCTCCAGAATCGATGAGGCCATCGCCACCGCCCGCCGTGTCCAGAAGACGACCGGCAAGAAGCAGATCGTCGGTCTCGTCCTTTACAACCTCCCCGACAGAGATTGCTCCGCTGGCGAGTCCGCCGGTGAGCTCTTGAGCGGCGAGAACGGCTTTGAGCGCTACAAGGAGGAGTTCGTCAAGCCCTACGCCCAAAaggtcgccgccgccaaggaCCTCGAGTTCGCCATTGTCCTCGAGCCCGATTCGCTCGGAAACCTGGTCACCAACCTCAATATCCCCCTCTGCGCCGGTGCCGTTGACACCTACCGTGATGGCATCGCCCATGCCATcacccagctccagcagGACCACGTCCACCTCTACATTGACGCCGCCCACGGTGGCTGGCTCGGGTGGAACGACAACCTTCCCCTCGCTGCCGATGAGTTCGCCGAGGTCTTGAAGAGAGCCGACGAGGCTTccggcaagaagaacaaaatTCGTGGTTTCGCCACCAACGTCTCCAACTACAACCCCCTTCACGCCGTCGTCCGTGAGAACTACACCGAGTGGAGCAACAGCTGGGATGAGAGCCACTATGCCTCCAGCCTGGCCCCCCATCTCGAGGAGCGCGGCCTTCCTGCTCACTTCATTGTTGACCAGGGCCGTGTCGCCAACCCTGGTGCCCGCAAGGAGTG GGGTGAGTGGTGCAACGTTGCCCCCTCCGGATTCGGACCCgctccctccaccaacaccaacaacaccgtcGTTGACGCCATTGTCTGGATCAAGCCCGGCGGTGAGTCTGATGGCGAGTGCGGCTACTTCAACGCTCCCCGCGCCGGCCACTGGCACGACGAGTTTGCCCAGCAGCTCGTCCAGAACGCCCATCCTTCCGTTTATGAGAACTGGTGGAAGTTCTGGTAA
- a CDS encoding hypothetical protein (EggNog:ENOG503NXY2; COG:F), whose amino-acid sequence MLESAKNGGNLLKVELRGNPKNSSTPIVVLSSGVFAPATPNEQATTNAEGIATVLSQLPIDVVSSAREPTFPPFGLASASPKHRSSEAQSSELCFQDAGVSAPKTNLVVSPAAALVPPSAQDVFDIRQQGKYKIGFFGMVGMDWDVHSTNVLDDLHKEHKEVDLVVAVTNMRLAEDLLLSGATQEKGLERVDFIFGGYDREAVGTFYPELVMQSQHSEGESKGKMCVKKEGEDLPELDSVKVTQFHHLERYPPFASLSPSVRMLKTIDTVTPDLASLTTKPLFVSRSRINAKEAAVRHSETKLGNFIADSMMAYYDADIALLPSGALRCDRILGSASEEQRQFEVIGADIIDCLPFQNQLVLKLITGKPMRAALDNSVFERHADGRLLQIGGLRVNASLARPEGVRIVSAKWVLQEHVNGTRIEEHIRDEKYYTVAMTEWLANGWGGFSMLRKGQLV is encoded by the exons ATGCTCGAGTCGGCCAAAAACGGGGGGAACCTCTTGAAGGTTGAACTCCGGGGCAATCCTAaaaactcctccaccccgaTTGTGGTTCTCAGCAGTGGTGTCTTTGCCCCAGCTACCCCGAACGAGCAAGCAACTACAAATGCGGAGGGGATCGCGACTGTTTTATCACAGCTGCCCATTGATGTAGT CAGCTCCGCCAGAGAGCCTACCTTTCCCCCGTTTGGGCTGGCTTCTGCCTCTCCCAAACATCGCTCCTCAGAAGCACAGTCCTCCGAACTTTGCTTTCAAGACGCCGGTGTCTCCGCCCCCAAGACCAATCTCGTCGTGTCCCCCGCCGCGGCGCTGGTACCTCCTTCAGCCCAGGACGTTTTTGATATCCGGCAGCAGGGAAAGTACAAGATTGGCTTCTTTGGCATGGTTGGCATGGACTGGGATGTCCACTCCACCAATGTTTTGGATGATCTACATAAGGAGCACAAGGA GGTTGATCTTGTGGTTGCCGTGACGAATATGAGACTGGCGGAGGACCTCCTTCTTAGTGGTGCGACGCAGGAAAAGGGGCTCGAGAGGGTGGATTTTATCTTTGGAGGTTATGACCGTGAGGCCGTGGGGACTTTTTACCCTGAGCTTGTGATGCAGTCCCAGCACAGCGAGGGGGAAAGCAAGGGTAAG ATGTGCGTCAaaaaggagggcgaggactTGCCGGAGCTGGACAGTGTCAAAG TGACGCAATTCCATCACCTTGAACGCTACCCACCTTTTGcatctctttctccctcGGTCCGCATGCTCAAGACAATTGACACTGTCACTCCTGACCTCGCCAGCTTGACCACCAAGCCCCTTTTCGTCTCTCGCTCCAGGATCAACGCTAAGGAGGCAGCTGTCCGGCATTCTGAGACCAAGCTTGGCAATTTCATTGCCGATTCCATGATGGCGTACTACGACGCTGACATAGCCCTGCTCCCGTCTGGTGCCCTAAGATGTGATCGGATTCTTGGATCCGCATCCGAGGAGCAGCGACAGTTCGAAGTGATCGGGGCTGACATCATTGATTGCTTGCCGTTCCAGAACCAGCTTGTATTGAAGCTGATCACCGGGAAGCCGATGAGAGCTGCGTTGGATAACTCCGTGTTCGAGAGGCACGCCGatggccgccttcttcagATAGGAGGCTTGAGGGTGAATGCCTCACTGGCGAGGCCCGAAGGGGTCAGAATTGTCTCTGCGAAATGGGTTCTCCAAGAGCATGTCAATGGCACGCGGATTGAAGAGCATATTCGTGATGAGAAATATTACACCGTTGCCATGACTGAGTGGTTGGCCAACGGCTGGGGAGGTTTCTCTATGCTCCGCAAGGGACAATTGGTGTGA
- a CDS encoding hypothetical protein (EggNog:ENOG503P545; COG:C), whose protein sequence is MATGTASEIPRQATREEMRDAKLPMAYRDSCGHLLIPLNRCRQDTYYLPWKCNDERHSYEKCQYVEFKKRVAKMDELREAKGGARSN, encoded by the exons ATGGCGACAGGCACGGCTTCCGAGATCCCGCGGC AGGCGACCCGCGAGGAGATGCGTGATGCCAAACTCCCCATGGCGTACCGCGACAGCTGCGGCCACCTCTTGATCCCCCTCAACCGCTGTCGCCAGGACACATACTACCTTCCCTGGAAGTGCAAC GACGAGAGACACAGCTACGAAAAGTGCCAGTACGTCGAGTTCAAGAAGCgggtggccaagatggacGAGCTCAGAGAGGCCAAGGGAGGTGCGCGGAGTAACTAG
- a CDS encoding hypothetical protein (EggNog:ENOG503NZ56; COG:O; MEROPS:MER0093133) produces MGVFRCNATYLHAVLSSGSNIHISNAPNLVTLSLSLHVQSFHLLLLGFKMKPSVLALTFLGRVGALLPLPPAPQPNIATLSLDTLMGSESRFSQLIDHSNPSLGTFSQRYWWDTAYWDGPGSPVVVFSPGEASAEYYSGFLTNQTIVGLYAQAIGAAILLIEHRYWGDSSPFSHLSTVNLTYLTLNNSVADFAHFARQVQLPFDESGRSNAPKAPWIFVGGSYSGNLAAWLDHLSPGTFWAYHASSAPVQAIRHFWEYFTPIWEGMPRNCSKDFEKITAHIDQVLEHGSEEEVKSLKEGFGLGDIKEKGDFASAVGFALAEWQYISITSSYHRFYQMCDTIQGVRPVDLDRWGTELWFPSGAPTSSPASNGVGLQKALINYSAWFKHEFLPDACSNYGYEDWAQVNSTGCYDTYNVTSPFYTDYSVSNTFNRQWFWMLCNEPFFYWQTGAPAGQPSIMSRHVSPEYFERQCRLMFPDQGDARSGLSLGKTEADVNQLTSGWFVKTTRLIWTNGEFDPWRSGSVSSISRPGRPLESTPDAPVHLIPGGRHCNDLDTRSGELNQGVQRVQLESIARMVDWVNEFYDGKEGRTRGNGATHILGRPV; encoded by the exons ATGGGTGTGTTTCGTTGCAatgctacctacctacatgcTGTTCTGTCAAGTGGCTCAAATATACACATCAGCAATGCCCCGAATCTTGtgactctctctctctctcttcatgTCCAGTCTTTTCACCTTTTGCTCTTGGGCTTCAAAATGAAGCCGTCTGTCCTTGCTTTGACCTTCCTAGGGCGTGTCGGTGCGTTGCTGCCCTTGCCTCCagccccccagcccaacatCGCAACACTCAGCCTAGACACCTTGATGGGCAGTGAAAGCAGGTTCAGCCAATTGATTGACCACTCTAACCCATCTTTGGGGACGTTCAGTCAGAGATACTGGTGGGATACCGCCTACTGGGATGGCCCGGGCTCTCCT GTGGTGGTATTTTCTCCAGGAGAGGCCAGCGCCGAATATTACAGCGGTTTCTTGACAAACCAGACCATAGTTGGTCTCTATGCCCAGGCCATTGGAGCTGCAATCCTCCTGATTGAAC ACCGCTACTGGGGCGattcctctcccttctcccacctctccacgGTCAACCTGACGTACCTGACCCTCAACAATTCTGTCGCTGATTTTGCTCATTTCGCCCGCCAAGTTCAGCTTCCGTTTGATGAATCCGGTCGGTCCAACGCCCCCAAGGCTCCATGGATTTTTGTAGGAGGCTCCTACTCTGGCAATCTCGCCGCCTGGCTCGACCACCTGTCTCCCGGGACCTTTTGGGCCTACCATGCGAGCTCGGCACCCGTTCAAGCCATCCGACACTTCTGGGAATACTTCACACCTATCTGGGAGGGCATGCCGCGGAACTGTAGCAAAGATTTTGAGAAAATCACGGCTCATATCGACCAAGTTCTGGAACATGGCagtgaggaagaggtgaAAAGTCTGAAAGAAGGCTTTGGACTGGGGGACATCAAGGAGAAAGGAGATTTTGCGTC AGCGGTTGGGTTTGCGTTGGCAGAGTGGCAGTACATTT CCATCACCTCTAGCTACCACCGCTTCTACCAAATGTGCGACACCATTCAGGGGGTTCGTCCCGTAGATCTTGACAGATGGGGCACTGAGCTGTGGTTCCCAAGCGGAGCTCCTACCTCCTCGCCGGCAAGCAACGGTGTTGGGCTGCAAAAAGCTCTGATCAACTACTCTGCCTGGTTCAAGCACGAATTCCTACCCGATGCCTGCAGCAACTATGGCTATGAAGATTGGGCCCAGGTCAACTCGACTGGCTGCTACGACACCTACAACGTGACCAGTCCGTTCTACACCGACTACTCGGTCAGCAACACCTTCAACAGGCAGTGGTTCTGGATGCTTTGCAATGAGCCCTTCTTTTACTGGCAGACAGGCGCACCAGCAGGGCAACCATCCATCATGTCTCGCCACGTTAGTCCCGAGTACTTTGAGCGTCAGTGCCGCCTGATGTTTCCAGACCAGGGGGACGCCAGGTCGGGTCTCTCACTGGGCAAGACAGAGGCCGACGTCAACCAACTGACCAGCGGCTGGTTCGTGAAAACAACTCGGTTAATATGGACGAACGG AGAATTCGACCCCTGGCGCTCTGGATCTGTCTCGAGCATATCCCGACCTGGACGACCTCTGGAAAGTACGCCTGACGCGCCAGTGCATCTCATCCCCGGAGGCAGGCACTGCAACGATCTAGACACCAGAAGTGGAGAGCTTAATCAAGGGGTGCAGCGGGTGCAGCTAGAGTCAATCGCCAGGATGGTTGACTGGGTGAACGAGTTCTATgacgggaaggagggaagaaCCAGGGGCAACGGAGCCACACACATCCTCGGACGTCCTGTGTGA